In a single window of the Mycteria americana isolate JAX WOST 10 ecotype Jacksonville Zoo and Gardens unplaced genomic scaffold, USCA_MyAme_1.0 Scaffold_74, whole genome shotgun sequence genome:
- the HAUS7 gene encoding HAUS augmin-like complex subunit 7 isoform X2 — MAAAAAAAAATLERLEALACPAVALLVPLEPAEALRLLCTPSARRLALLEWVCSRVHPPLAARLEALQDGPKDARLRELAKLGAELMLCRADDVALVEAQRPAPHHPLPARGVGDPRGGGGPEPPVPPSAPRLRRLRQPPAQSPELGGPPGPAPPVLPTLGVAGRDLAALATAFGATELQDPWGPLGSGEPPVLASCGPLAPPVWRGLRQLVQSLEAVDQLGGTAAEVTRLVGGARHRAMETRVATLQQRFGGVPEAGGPPQD; from the exons atggcggcggcggcggcggcggcggcggcaacgCTGGAGCGGCTCGAG GCGCTGGCGTGTCCCGCCGTCGCTCTGCTGGTCCCGCTGGAGCCGGCCGAGGCGCTGCGGCTGCTCTGCACCCCCTCGGCCCGCCGCCTGGCCCTGCTGGAGTGGGTCTGCTCCCG GGTGCACCCCCCCCTCGCCGCCCGCCTGGAGGCCCTCCAGGATGGCCCCAAGGACGCCCGGCTTCGAG AACTGGCCAAACTGGGAGCGGAGCTGATGCTGTGCCGGGCTGACGACGTGGCGCTGGTGGAG gCGCAGCGCCCTGCACCGCACCACCCGCTTCCTGCACGAGGTGTTGGAGACCCCCGAGGGGGTGGCGGCCCTgagccccccgtccccccctccgctccccgcctTCGACGACTACGGCAGCCCCCCGCCCAG AGCCCCGAGCTGGGggggccgccgggcccggccccccccgtcCTGCCCACCCTGGGGGTGGCGGGGCGCGACCTGGCCGCCCTGGCTACGGCTTTTGGGGCGACGGAGCTGCAGgacccctggggtcccctgggctCGGGGGAGCCCCCCGTCCTCGCCTCCTGCGGCCCCCTGGCCCCCCCCGTCTGGCGGGGCCTGCGGCAACTCGTGCAG agccTGGAGGCTGTGGACCAGTTGGGTGGCACGGCGGCAGAGGTGACACGGCTGGTGGGGGGGGCCCGGCACCGGGCAATGG agACGCGGGTGGCCACCCTGCAGCAGCGCTTCGGGGGCGTCCCCGAGGCTGGGGGGCCCCCCCAGgactga
- the HAUS7 gene encoding HAUS augmin-like complex subunit 7 isoform X4: MAAAAAAAAATLERLEALACPAVALLVPLEPAEALRLLCTPSARRLALLEWVCSRVHPPLAARLEALQDGPKDARLRELAKLGAELMLCRADDVALVEGTAPPEQQLEFIRDLLDAAPPPGEEDGGSPKSRRSALHRTTRFLHEVLETPEGVAALSPPSPPPLPAFDDYGSPPPRRPRPSGPELEAALGATRQRLELLEAQSLEAVDQLGGTAAEVTRLVGGARHRAMETRVATLQQRFGGVPEAGGPPQD; encoded by the exons atggcggcggcggcggcggcggcggcggcaacgCTGGAGCGGCTCGAG GCGCTGGCGTGTCCCGCCGTCGCTCTGCTGGTCCCGCTGGAGCCGGCCGAGGCGCTGCGGCTGCTCTGCACCCCCTCGGCCCGCCGCCTGGCCCTGCTGGAGTGGGTCTGCTCCCG GGTGCACCCCCCCCTCGCCGCCCGCCTGGAGGCCCTCCAGGATGGCCCCAAGGACGCCCGGCTTCGAG AACTGGCCAAACTGGGAGCGGAGCTGATGCTGTGCCGGGCTGACGACGTGGCGCTGGTGGAG ggcacggccccccccgagcagcagctggagttcaTCAGGGACCTGCTGGACGCAGCCCCCCCACCGGGGGAGGAGGACGGGGGCTCCCCCAAGAGCAG gCGCAGCGCCCTGCACCGCACCACCCGCTTCCTGCACGAGGTGTTGGAGACCCCCGAGGGGGTGGCGGCCCTgagccccccgtccccccctccgctccccgcctTCGACGACTACGGCAGCCCCCCGCCCAG GAGACCCCGGCCCTCGGGGCCGGAGCTGGAGGCGGCGCTGGGGGCAACGCGGCAGcgcctggagctgctggaggcgcAG agccTGGAGGCTGTGGACCAGTTGGGTGGCACGGCGGCAGAGGTGACACGGCTGGTGGGGGGGGCCCGGCACCGGGCAATGG agACGCGGGTGGCCACCCTGCAGCAGCGCTTCGGGGGCGTCCCCGAGGCTGGGGGGCCCCCCCAGgactga
- the HAUS7 gene encoding HAUS augmin-like complex subunit 7 isoform X1: protein MAAAAAAAAATLERLEALACPAVALLVPLEPAEALRLLCTPSARRLALLEWVCSRVHPPLAARLEALQDGPKDARLRELAKLGAELMLCRADDVALVEGTAPPEQQLEFIRDLLDAAPPPGEEDGGSPKSRRSALHRTTRFLHEVLETPEGVAALSPPSPPPLPAFDDYGSPPPRRPRPSGPELEAALGATRQRLELLEAQSPELGGPPGPAPPVLPTLGVAGRDLAALATAFGATELQDPWGPLGSGEPPVLASCGPLAPPVWRGLRQLVQSLEAVDQLGGTAAEVTRLVGGARHRAMETRVATLQQRFGGVPEAGGPPQD from the exons atggcggcggcggcggcggcggcggcggcaacgCTGGAGCGGCTCGAG GCGCTGGCGTGTCCCGCCGTCGCTCTGCTGGTCCCGCTGGAGCCGGCCGAGGCGCTGCGGCTGCTCTGCACCCCCTCGGCCCGCCGCCTGGCCCTGCTGGAGTGGGTCTGCTCCCG GGTGCACCCCCCCCTCGCCGCCCGCCTGGAGGCCCTCCAGGATGGCCCCAAGGACGCCCGGCTTCGAG AACTGGCCAAACTGGGAGCGGAGCTGATGCTGTGCCGGGCTGACGACGTGGCGCTGGTGGAG ggcacggccccccccgagcagcagctggagttcaTCAGGGACCTGCTGGACGCAGCCCCCCCACCGGGGGAGGAGGACGGGGGCTCCCCCAAGAGCAG gCGCAGCGCCCTGCACCGCACCACCCGCTTCCTGCACGAGGTGTTGGAGACCCCCGAGGGGGTGGCGGCCCTgagccccccgtccccccctccgctccccgcctTCGACGACTACGGCAGCCCCCCGCCCAG GAGACCCCGGCCCTCGGGGCCGGAGCTGGAGGCGGCGCTGGGGGCAACGCGGCAGcgcctggagctgctggaggcgcAG AGCCCCGAGCTGGGggggccgccgggcccggccccccccgtcCTGCCCACCCTGGGGGTGGCGGGGCGCGACCTGGCCGCCCTGGCTACGGCTTTTGGGGCGACGGAGCTGCAGgacccctggggtcccctgggctCGGGGGAGCCCCCCGTCCTCGCCTCCTGCGGCCCCCTGGCCCCCCCCGTCTGGCGGGGCCTGCGGCAACTCGTGCAG agccTGGAGGCTGTGGACCAGTTGGGTGGCACGGCGGCAGAGGTGACACGGCTGGTGGGGGGGGCCCGGCACCGGGCAATGG agACGCGGGTGGCCACCCTGCAGCAGCGCTTCGGGGGCGTCCCCGAGGCTGGGGGGCCCCCCCAGgactga
- the HAUS7 gene encoding HAUS augmin-like complex subunit 7 isoform X3, protein MAAAAAAAAATLERLEALACPAVALLVPLEPAEALRLLCTPSARRLALLEWVCSRVHPPLAARLEALQDGPKDARLRELAKLGAELMLCRADDVALVEGTAPPEQQLEFIRDLLDAAPPPGEEDGGSPKSRRSALHRTTRFLHEVLETPEGVAALSPPSPPPLPAFDDYGSPPPRAPSWGGRRARPPPSCPPWGWRGATWPPWLRLLGRRSCRTPGVPWARGSPPSSPPAAPWPPPSGGACGNSCRAWRLWTSWVARRQR, encoded by the exons atggcggcggcggcggcggcggcggcggcaacgCTGGAGCGGCTCGAG GCGCTGGCGTGTCCCGCCGTCGCTCTGCTGGTCCCGCTGGAGCCGGCCGAGGCGCTGCGGCTGCTCTGCACCCCCTCGGCCCGCCGCCTGGCCCTGCTGGAGTGGGTCTGCTCCCG GGTGCACCCCCCCCTCGCCGCCCGCCTGGAGGCCCTCCAGGATGGCCCCAAGGACGCCCGGCTTCGAG AACTGGCCAAACTGGGAGCGGAGCTGATGCTGTGCCGGGCTGACGACGTGGCGCTGGTGGAG ggcacggccccccccgagcagcagctggagttcaTCAGGGACCTGCTGGACGCAGCCCCCCCACCGGGGGAGGAGGACGGGGGCTCCCCCAAGAGCAG gCGCAGCGCCCTGCACCGCACCACCCGCTTCCTGCACGAGGTGTTGGAGACCCCCGAGGGGGTGGCGGCCCTgagccccccgtccccccctccgctccccgcctTCGACGACTACGGCAGCCCCCCGCCCAG AGCCCCGAGCTGGGggggccgccgggcccggccccccccgtcCTGCCCACCCTGGGGGTGGCGGGGCGCGACCTGGCCGCCCTGGCTACGGCTTTTGGGGCGACGGAGCTGCAGgacccctggggtcccctgggctCGGGGGAGCCCCCCGTCCTCGCCTCCTGCGGCCCCCTGGCCCCCCCCGTCTGGCGGGGCCTGCGGCAACTCGTGCAG agccTGGAGGCTGTGGACCAGTTGGGTGGCACGGCGGCAGAGGTGA
- the CCNQ gene encoding cyclin-Q isoform X2 — MALEPAEARGAWASGAEARARFRVARFIMEAGVKLGLGSVALATACAAFHRFARAVGPAAPHDPHLVAAAALFLAGKAQGTPLRARDVLNVAHRCLHPGQPPPGLDGGFWGLRDSLLQCELLLLRVLRFRVPVAHPHKVLSPGLGPEELEQILRELLGLYGLDTQVGGEPPPPAACGGTDGRTDGRSLALPSGV, encoded by the exons ATGGCGCTGGAGCCGGCGGAGGCGCGAGGGGCCTGGGCGAGCGGGGCCGAGGCCCGCGCCCGCTTCCGCGTCGCCCGCTTCATCATGGAGGCCG GCGTGAAGCTGGGGCTGGGCTCGGTGGCCCTGGCCACGGCCTGCGCCGCCTTCCACCGCTTCGCCCGGGCGgtgggcccggccgccccccacGACCCCCACCTggtggccgccgccgccctctTCCTGGCCGGGAAGGCCCAGGGGACCCCGCTGCGCGCCCGCGACGTCCTCAACGTGGCCCACAG GTGCCTgcaccccgggcagccccccccggggctggacGGGGGGTTCTGGGGGCTGCGGGACAGCCTGCTGCAGTgcgagctgctgctgctccgcgTCCTGCGCTTCCGCGTCCCCGTCGCGCACCCCCACAAG gtgCTGAGCCCggggctgggccccgaggagctggagcagatcctgcgggagctgctggggctctaCGGCCTCGACACCCAGGTGGGGggcgagccccccccccccgccgcctgcggagggacggacggacggacggacggacggagcCTCGCCCTCCCGTCAGGTGTTTAA
- the CCNQ gene encoding cyclin-Q isoform X1, whose protein sequence is MALEPAEARGAWASGAEARARFRVARFIMEAGVKLGLGSVALATACAAFHRFARAVGPAAPHDPHLVAAAALFLAGKAQGTPLRARDVLNVAHRCLHPGQPPPGLDGGFWGLRDSLLQCELLLLRVLRFRVPVAHPHKYLVQYLLALGRWGRRGGWGHPRVPGVSWALVRDGAAGGLGLRHPPQHLAAAALHLALALCGRPAPPGTPPRWWQVLSPGLGPEELEQILRELLGLYGLDTQVGGEPPPPAACGGTDGRTDGRSLALPSGV, encoded by the exons ATGGCGCTGGAGCCGGCGGAGGCGCGAGGGGCCTGGGCGAGCGGGGCCGAGGCCCGCGCCCGCTTCCGCGTCGCCCGCTTCATCATGGAGGCCG GCGTGAAGCTGGGGCTGGGCTCGGTGGCCCTGGCCACGGCCTGCGCCGCCTTCCACCGCTTCGCCCGGGCGgtgggcccggccgccccccacGACCCCCACCTggtggccgccgccgccctctTCCTGGCCGGGAAGGCCCAGGGGACCCCGCTGCGCGCCCGCGACGTCCTCAACGTGGCCCACAG GTGCCTgcaccccgggcagccccccccggggctggacGGGGGGTTCTGGGGGCTGCGGGACAGCCTGCTGCAGTgcgagctgctgctgctccgcgTCCTGCGCTTCCGCGTCCCCGTCGCGCACCCCCACAAG TACCTGGTGCAGTACCTGCTGGCGCTGGggcgctgggggcggcgggggggctgggggcacccgcGGGTGCCGGGGGTCTCCTGGGCGCTGgtgcgggacggggcggcgggggggctggggctgcgccaccccccccagcacctggccgccgccgccctccacctggccctggcgctctgcggccgccccgcccccccggggacccccccgcgcTGGTGGCAG gtgCTGAGCCCggggctgggccccgaggagctggagcagatcctgcgggagctgctggggctctaCGGCCTCGACACCCAGGTGGGGggcgagccccccccccccgccgcctgcggagggacggacggacggacggacggacggagcCTCGCCCTCCCGTCAGGTGTTTAA